GCCACCGAGAAAACCATGACGAGAAAATTCATCATAGAATCATTAAAATATTGGCAGGACGAATACCGAATAGACGGATTCAGATTTGATTTAATGGCACTTATAGACAATGATACCATATACGAAGCCATAGATGAACTACGGAAACATGACCCTAATATACTAATTTATGGGGAACCTTGGACGGCTCAAAGTTCGCCTCTACCTCTAAATAAAAGGTCGGGATTTGGCTCACAGAGAAACCGAAATTTCGGAATATTCAATCCTTATTTTAGAGACGCGATTAAGGGAGATGGAGATGGAGTTAATCGTGGGTATGTTCAAGGTGATGGTAGCCTAAAGAATAAAATTGAAACCGGGATAATAGGTTCAATTAATATGGACAAAGACCATATAGGATTTTGTGCTGAACCTGATGAAACTATCAATTATTATAATTCACATGACAATTTAATTATCACAGACAAATTAAAGCTTTGGTTTGGAGATGTTCCTGAATTGGAGGATATGAGTATGCTTTCTATGTCCATTATTATGACTTCTCAAGGTATACCTTTCATCCATGCCGGCAATGAATTTTTACGTGATAAAAAACTTGTAAGTAATAGCTATAATTCTGATTTAAGCGTAAACGGAATAAATTGGGAGAATAAGAAGAAGTATTTAAATATATTTAAACATTCAAAAGACATTATAGCAATACGTAAACAATACCTCGATTTTTTCACTTTAAATGCATCTGAGATAAGACGTAGTATAAGGTTTGTACAAGGTCTACCTGATCATGTAATTGCTTATACCATTAAGAGGAAGGATGCAATACTCTTGATAATTCATAATTCCGGTTGGGATAAATTTACTCTTAATATTGCAAATACCATTGAAAAATTAAAAGTAACGAACAAAAACAATAAATATAAAAAAACAGAGATATTTAATAAAACCGGAAAAGTTAACAAAATAATAAATGATATAACAAAATATAAAATCGATAGAATATCTACCAGTATAGTGAGCATTGAAAATGAGTAAATTAAACTTAAAGCATGAGGATGTATTGAAATTTAGCGATGGTTATTTTGGTGGTAACCAAATTTGGTTTAGTGATAGATATGGTAAAAAACATCATAGTAGAACAGGTTGTGGTATCGTAGCTGCTGCTAACAGTATGGTTTATTTAGCTTTTACCAGAAGTGAATACAGAGATTTATATCCATTTGAATCTTTAGATAAAAAATCATTCTCAGAGTTTATATTATTGTTATCCCGATACATTAAACCTAGAATTTATGGTATACCTACTACATCGATTATAATAAGAGGTATTAAAAGATATACGAAGGGGCATGGGGTGAGTATAAGCAATCATAATTTATCGAAGATTACCGATAAAAGAAGAATTATAGAATTCATAAAAACAGGTTTAGAGATGGATACACCGGTATTAAATGTTAACTGGAATCATAAAAATAAAATACTACACAATCATTGGATAGCAATAACCGGGATCAATGAAAACCTGAATCAAAATAATATAGTTTTATCGAGTTGGGGAGAAAAGTATGAGATAAACATGAATGATTACTTTTTCAATACTATTTATAATGGGCTGTTATACTTTATATAATGATAAAATAAGGGGGCTAGAAAAATGGACTATATGAAAAATTATTTAGAATGGATGGAGAATCCTATTTTCGACGAAGAAACCAAAATAGAACTAAAAGAACTTACCGATGAAGAGGAGATAAAAGACAGGTTTTATCAAAACTTGGAATTTGGAACAGCAGGTTTACGTGGTAAAATTGGAGCCGGAACAAATAGAATGAATCAATACACGGTAGGATTAGCAACCCAAGGGTTTGCTGAAACCATTCTAAAGAGGGGCGAAGAAGCAAAAAAGAGGGGAGTTGCAATTTGTTACGATGTAAGGCATAAGTCAAAAGAATTTTCCGAACTTGCCTCAAGTATCTTTGCTGCTAATGGGATCAAAGTATATCTATATAAAACGATTAACCCAACTCCTGTTTTATCATATACGATTAGAAAACTAAAAACAATTGCCGGGGTAATGGTAACCGCAAGTCATAATCCAATGGAATATAATGGATATAAAGCATATTGGGAAGAAGGCTCACAAATTTTAGAAGGACTGGCAGACGAAATACTTAAAGCTATAGAGGAATTGGGTAGCTATGATAAAGTCAAAAAGATTCCGTTTAATGATGCTATGGCCAGTGGAATGGTAGAGTATATAGACGATTCAGTATATGAATCATATATAGAAGATGTATTAAACTACTCCATAAACGAAGATATAGATAAAAATGTAAATATAGTCTATTCACCACTCAATGGAACCGGTAATATTCCGGTTCGAGAAGTGCTTAGAAGAAGGGGATTCACAAATATCAATATAGTTAAAGAACAGGAATTGCCAGATCCGGATTTCACGACGGTAGGATATCCTAATCCTGAAGATCCAAAGGCATTCAAACTTGCCATTGAACTAGGTAAAAAAGTCAATGCAGACCTCCTACTAGCAACAGATCCGGATTGTGACAGAGCAGCAATTGAGGTATTAAATAAAGATGGCGAATACGAGTTTGTTAATGGTAATAAAATTGGTGCTTTATTAATAAACTATATACTAAGTCAAAGAAGCAAATTGGGCAATTTGCCAGAAAATGGTGTAATTGTAAAATCAATAGTTACTGGAGATTTATCAAAAGCAATAGCAGATGAGTATGGAATAGAAGTGGTTGAAACATTGACCGGATTTAAGAACATAAGCGGTAAGGCAAATGAGTATGACATAACAGGAGATAAAAAGTTTTTATTCGGTTATGAAGAAAGTATAGGATACACATATGGAGACTCCGTTAGAGATAAAGACGCAGTGAATTCATCGATGATGATTGCTGAGATGGCAGGATATTATAAAAAACATAGTCAATCGTTGCTTGATGTTCTAGAAGATCTCTATAAAAAACATGGTTACTATAACGAGGATTTAATATCAATTGTATTGACTGGACTAGACGGACAACAGAGAATCAGCAGAATAATGGAAGAATTTAGAAAAAATCCTATTCGAGAATTAAATGGTATAAAACTAGTTAAAATCATTGACTACTTAAATGATGAAACCGGAAATCCGAAATCCAATGTATTAAAATACTACTATGAGGATGGAAGTTGGTTTGCATTAAGACCATCGGGTACAGAACCAAAAATAAAACTTTATATCTACTCAGTAGGAAAAACATTAGAAGACAGTGAAGATAAGATTAAATGCATTAAAGAAGTGGGAATAAATAAAATTGAATCTGTAGAATAATAAAAACAGAGTGACTTATTTTTAAGTCACTCTATTCTTATTAGCTCTTCTAAAATCTTGAATGACAATTGCTTATTCAATATAGAGAGAATCTGCAAAATAAGCAAATAAAAAACCCTCTTGCTGTGCAAAAGGGTAAATCTATCTAGAATTCTCTTGGAGTATCTTCTTTAATAATTTTTCCGTTTTCATCATAAGACATTCTAGTTAAGTTGATAAGGTATGGAACATTATCAATCTTTCTACACTCTAGAAGAGTTACAACTTTAGAATTGTCTTTAGTGGTTTTATATCCTTTTTTCATGATTTTCATAATAGAATAAGGATGCTCTGGTTCTTTAAGAGTAACTAATGAAGCTCCTTCTTGCTCAAATGCTTTTTGGATTACAGCTTCGAAATCAACATCATCACCTAGACCAGGAATTAAGTAATATTTTGCAGCTTTATCTATTGATTCTTCGTTTTTAACTTGAACAGAATCGTATTGACCTTTAGCTATAGCCATACAAGTAGCCATGAAAACTCTAACTCCTGATGATCTATGTCCTGAAACTATTAATGATTCACCGTTATCGATAGCTTCTTGGATATAGTTACCTTGCTCTTCTGTGATAAAACCACTATCAACATTCTTTTTCAACATTGCATGCATATAAAAAACCTCCTAGTTTTATTTAAGGAAACATGTTCCTCTTATATAGTTTAAAGGAATCAATATAGAATATTATAAATTGACCCCCACATCATCATTCATTATACTACATATTTGCATTTAATGAAAGAGTGAAGTATTATTAGAAGTGACAGTAATTAAATTTGATTAATAATTTTAAAAATGGAGATATCGGATGCAATCATTAAAAGAACGAATACTTAGAGATGGAACTGTATTAGATGGCAATATCTTAAAAGTAGACAATTTCATAAATCATATGATAGACCCGGGTTTATTTATGGAAATGGGCAAGGAATACTACGACTACTTCAAAGACAAAAATATAACCAAAATAATTACTATTGAAGTTTCCGGTATTGGACTTGCTGTAACTACAGGATATATTTTTCAGGTACCTGTACTATTTGCCAAAAAGACGATTTCCAAAACACTATCTGAAAACTGCTATGAAACTAAGGTTTACTCTTATACGAAAAAAACCACATATACAGTAAGAGTTGATAAGAGGATGCTTAACAGTGGGGATAATGTGCTTATAATAGACGATTTTTTAGCAAATGGGGAAGCATTAAAAGGTCTGATAGATATAGTTGAACAGGCGGGAGCCAAAGTGGCAGGTATAGGAATAGCGATTGAAAAAGGATTCCAAAAAGGCGGAGAACTAATAAGATCTGAAGGATACGATTTAAAAAGTTTGGCTATAATAAAAGAGTTCAAAGATGGAAGTATAATATTTGACCAAAATAAGTAAGGGTTGTTTCAAAATAGTTCTAAATAAAAGGACCTATCACAATGATAAGTCCTTTTTTATGATCAAATCATAACTAAATAATACCTAACTTAGAGGGATTTAATCCCATTTCTATAAACTAAAAGGATTGTGTCAGAGTTTATGTTATTCTGTCACGCTACCTATTTAATTAAATTCCGGTACAAGCTCCGGAACAGCTGGAAACGGTAAACTTGCTACCCGTAGGTGTTATTGCCAAACCTCCAAGAGCCGTTTCTCTTAAACTTGCCGGAAGCGAGTTTCCAACAGAATACATAGCTTCTACAACTTCGTCAAATGGAATAATAGAT
The sequence above is a segment of the Peptoniphilaceae bacterium AMB_02 genome. Coding sequences within it:
- the pulA gene encoding type I pullulanase, producing MNTFIQPKHNKLGIIYSTSSTKFRVWAPIRNKIKLLIYENYNHVRRREYPMYKDTNGIFSAEISGNLDGKYYTYLIDDMYEVTDPYSIASSINSEKSAIINLELTDPEGFREHASPNIKYKEAIIYEVHVKDYSVCMSSGTLNRGKYLGFIDNKSNYKGFNTGIEHLKELGITHVHLLPIADFITVREEPGKFLNSDNYNWGYDPELYNVPEGSYSSNPYDPKSRIYELKKLIMELHKAGIAVVLDVVYNHTYRTNDSNFNTLMPGYYYRKFNGAFSNGSGCGNELATEKTMTRKFIIESLKYWQDEYRIDGFRFDLMALIDNDTIYEAIDELRKHDPNILIYGEPWTAQSSPLPLNKRSGFGSQRNRNFGIFNPYFRDAIKGDGDGVNRGYVQGDGSLKNKIETGIIGSINMDKDHIGFCAEPDETINYYNSHDNLIITDKLKLWFGDVPELEDMSMLSMSIIMTSQGIPFIHAGNEFLRDKKLVSNSYNSDLSVNGINWENKKKYLNIFKHSKDIIAIRKQYLDFFTLNASEIRRSIRFVQGLPDHVIAYTIKRKDAILLIIHNSGWDKFTLNIANTIEKLKVTNKNNKYKKTEIFNKTGKVNKIINDITKYKIDRISTSIVSIENE
- a CDS encoding phospho-sugar mutase, with the protein product MDYMKNYLEWMENPIFDEETKIELKELTDEEEIKDRFYQNLEFGTAGLRGKIGAGTNRMNQYTVGLATQGFAETILKRGEEAKKRGVAICYDVRHKSKEFSELASSIFAANGIKVYLYKTINPTPVLSYTIRKLKTIAGVMVTASHNPMEYNGYKAYWEEGSQILEGLADEILKAIEELGSYDKVKKIPFNDAMASGMVEYIDDSVYESYIEDVLNYSINEDIDKNVNIVYSPLNGTGNIPVREVLRRRGFTNINIVKEQELPDPDFTTVGYPNPEDPKAFKLAIELGKKVNADLLLATDPDCDRAAIEVLNKDGEYEFVNGNKIGALLINYILSQRSKLGNLPENGVIVKSIVTGDLSKAIADEYGIEVVETLTGFKNISGKANEYDITGDKKFLFGYEESIGYTYGDSVRDKDAVNSSMMIAEMAGYYKKHSQSLLDVLEDLYKKHGYYNEDLISIVLTGLDGQQRISRIMEEFRKNPIRELNGIKLVKIIDYLNDETGNPKSNVLKYYYEDGSWFALRPSGTEPKIKLYIYSVGKTLEDSEDKIKCIKEVGINKIESVE
- a CDS encoding xanthine phosphoribosyltransferase, encoding MQSLKERILRDGTVLDGNILKVDNFINHMIDPGLFMEMGKEYYDYFKDKNITKIITIEVSGIGLAVTTGYIFQVPVLFAKKTISKTLSENCYETKVYSYTKKTTYTVRVDKRMLNSGDNVLIIDDFLANGEALKGLIDIVEQAGAKVAGIGIAIEKGFQKGGELIRSEGYDLKSLAIIKEFKDGSIIFDQNK